A stretch of DNA from Candidatus Binatia bacterium:
ACGCCCATCGACTGCGCCAGCTTGGCGAAATCGATGTTCGGATTCTCGATCGTCGTTCCGATTGCCGCGGTGTCCATGCGGCGGTTGTGCAGCCCGGCCATTTTCTGCAGGTGCATGACTTCCTGGTGGTAGGCGCGGTTATTGTGCATCACCATGAGGATCGGGATCTTGTGGTGCGCCGCGGTCCACAGCACGCCGGGCGCGTACATCAGATCGCCGTCGGGCTGGATCGATACCGTGATGATGCCCTTATCGCGGTTGGCGAGCGCCGCGCCGACCGCGCCCGGAGCGGCGTAACCGACGCCGGAACCACCCGAGCCGCCGAGAAAATTGTAATATTCCGTCGCCGGCCACAAATTCCGGTTCCACTGGATGCTCGAAGTGGCGAGGCACCATTTCTCGTCTTTGATCGTATTCCACAGATGGGCGGAGAGCCGCGCCGTGCTGACCGGCGACGCGTCCCAGCCGTGACTCGCCGCAGTGCGCGCGCGCTCCTTCATGCGGCGATAATCCGTGCGCAGCTTGGCCGCGCGCTCCGCGATGGCGGCGCGCCGTGACGCGCCGATCGCGCTCTTCACCGCCTCGGTCAGAGCCGGCAGCGTCGCCTGCGCGTCGCCGAAGATCGCCAGATCGACCGGCATGAAACGCTGCATGTCCTGGTAGTTCGATTTCGTCAACGTTTCGCCGAGCGAAATGTGGATCGCCTTGACGTCGGGCTTGGCCAGGCGGCGGTATTCGTGATGCGGATCGGTGACTGTGTTGAATTGTCCCCATGGATCGGCGACTTCCAACAACAGCACGACGTCCGCCTCGGCGACGAGCGCGCGCCGGTCTTCGTTGCGGCAGAGATAGTGGGTCGTCGGAACGTTAAAGCGGCCGTATAGATCGGCGACCGGGGCGTTCAGCGCCTCTGCCAAT
This window harbors:
- a CDS encoding thiamine pyrophosphate-binding protein — its product is MGKQTIDRRSFLKGAAATAAAATIGARLVQNTRSAEAATAGGEAKEPARASEKIIARPGSDFMVDVIKATGIEYITSNPGSSFRSLHESIVNYGGNKKPEFLTCMHEESSVAMAHGYAKAAGKPMGVLAHGTVGLQHAAMAVYNAWCDRVPIMIFAGNFVDAATRRPGTEWYHCVQDPALLLRDFTKWDDQPASLQAFAESVMRGYKLCTTPPMEPIVVTADGDLAEEPIHDEKKLRIPKLTLSIPPQGDGGAVVEAAKMLVAAERPVIIADRAARSQEGMKRVVELAEALNAPVADLYGRFNVPTTHYLCRNEDRRALVAEADVVLLLEVADPWGQFNTVTDPHHEYRRLAKPDVKAIHISLGETLTKSNYQDMQRFMPVDLAIFGDAQATLPALTEAVKSAIGASRRAAIAERAAKLRTDYRRMKERARTAASHGWDASPVSTARLSAHLWNTIKDEKWCLATSSIQWNRNLWPATEYYNFLGGSGGSGVGYAAPGAVGAALANRDKGIITVSIQPDGDLMYAPGVLWTAAHHKIPILMVMHNNRAYHQEVMHLQKMAGLHNRRMDTAAIGTTIENPNIDFAKLAQSMGV